Below is a window of Microcoleus sp. AS-A8 DNA.
TCGGAATACGCTGGCTCAATTCTTTGAGTAAGGTAAAGCCATTCTCTAAACCGGGAAAATTCAAGTCCAGGAGAATCACATTGGGCGGAGATTGAGCTATCGCTTTGCGGGCAACCTCCAGATCGGTCGCCACCTCAACCCGCAGTCCCCAGGCGATCGCCTCAATTCTCACCCGATCGGCCAGCATCAGGTCATCATCGACAATCAGGATGAGCGGTGTATAAGTCGCTGGCGCTGTCTTCGCTTCTACGTCCGGCTTCTCCTGCAACACCTGTTTTAGTTGCTCGACCCGTGTGGCAATTTGTCCTGCCTGCTCCTCATCCAAAATTGTTTGAGGGAAAAACCAATCTTCTAACTCTCTGGCAATTTGAGAACCTTCGAGGAATCCAAAAATTCCTAACGAGCCGGCTAACTTGTGGGCTTCTTGCTGAGCTTGTTGTTTCAGCTCAGGTGTCAAGTTACCTATACTCAATGCCTGCGATGCCTGTTGCAGCACACACAGTTGGGCTGCCAATTTATCATGAAACTTCTCCCAAATCTTGGCCGTCCGAGCGGAGACTTTCCGACGAGCCGTTTCCGGTTTCTGACTCGGCAACGATGGGGAAGTCGTTACTTGTGTGGCTTGAATTTCGGCAGGAGGTCTGAGCCGATAGCCCAAACCATGTACAGTTTCGATCAGATCGGCAACCCCTACTCTTTTTAACTTCTGACGCAAACACTTGATATGGGTACTAACCGTTTCCTCACCGGGTGACTTAGCGAAATCCCACAGACGATCCAAAATTGCCCCCCGGCTAAAAATACGCTTGGGATTTCTCAGAAATAGCTCCAACAAACAATACTCTTTGGGTGTAAGATGCAACAATTTATCGCCACAGGTCACTGCCCCATTCACCGGATCGAAGCGCAGATTTTTCCAGGTCATTGCCGAAGCAGGTAGCGATTTTCCACGCCGTAGCAAGGCACGAATCCGTGCCAGCAGCTCCTCTGGCTCAAACGGTTTGACCACATAATCATCCGCTCCGGCATCCAGTCCGATGACGCGTGTGGTCGCACTATCCTTTGCCGTCAGCAACAGAATTGGGCTTTGATACCCCTGAGCACGAAGCTGCTTACACAAGCTAATTCCATCCAGATGGGGAATAATCACATCTAGCAACACCAGGTCATATTCAAACCGCGCCGCCAGAGCCAGCCCCATCTGCCCATCTTCCGCCAGATTAACGGTATAGTGATGCGCGGTTAAAGCATCAGCCAGTGCTGCGCTGGTCGCTGGGTCATCTTCCACGATTAGAATTTTCACAGCGCATTCCTTTGCTCTTAATTCAAGGGTAGATGATATTCACAACGTATGTTATAGCTTGAGGCCAATCGGTTGAACCAGAAGACTCCAGACAGATTTCCAAAGTCTTGGTACACACTCTCCGTAAAATCTTCTGGCACAAGATAATGGTGTAACCTAAATGTAAAATAAATTTTAAGCTGATCACTCTTGACTCGTGCAATTTCCAGGAAGCTTTTATGAGATAGTGATTGACAGTAGGGAAAATACATCTTTATTGCCCTTGTTACTCTTATGTTTTTGGTAACGCTCTGTGTACCCTAGATTACTTAA
It encodes the following:
- a CDS encoding response regulator, which codes for MKILIVEDDPATSAALADALTAHHYTVNLAEDGQMGLALAARFEYDLVLLDVIIPHLDGISLCKQLRAQGYQSPILLLTAKDSATTRVIGLDAGADDYVVKPFEPEELLARIRALLRRGKSLPASAMTWKNLRFDPVNGAVTCGDKLLHLTPKEYCLLELFLRNPKRIFSRGAILDRLWDFAKSPGEETVSTHIKCLRQKLKRVGVADLIETVHGLGYRLRPPAEIQATQVTTSPSLPSQKPETARRKVSARTAKIWEKFHDKLAAQLCVLQQASQALSIGNLTPELKQQAQQEAHKLAGSLGIFGFLEGSQIARELEDWFFPQTILDEEQAGQIATRVEQLKQVLQEKPDVEAKTAPATYTPLILIVDDDLMLADRVRIEAIAWGLRVEVATDLEVARKAIAQSPPNVILLDLNFPGLENGFTLLKELSQRIPKIPVLALTGRGTLSDRLEVARLGGYVFLEKPLPTYEILKAVTDVLSQNQVNHHNRVLIVDDDAAVTDHLATLLKPLGVEVTQLNEPQRFWEVLISTTPNLLLFELEMPGFNGIELCQAVRSDRRWHQLPILFLSAHTQAADLDRAFTAGADDYLSKSLTEAELATRIIHRLKRVGFQQDSAGTDPNSCEKC